One genomic segment of Chitinibacter sp. FCG-7 includes these proteins:
- a CDS encoding ammonium transporter: MDAFRTSTDVLFILLGAIMILAMHAGFAFLELGTVRKKNQVNALVKILTDFAVSTIAYFFIGYSVAYGVNLLAPVSELNLASGYGMVKFFFLVTFAAAIPAIVSGGIAERAKFHPQTAATFILVGLVYPFFEGMIWNNNFGVQDWMKASFGATFHDFAGSVVVHAVGGWIGLAAVLHLGARRGRYSKEGRIAAHPPSSIPFLALGAWILIVGWFGFNVMSAQKIEGISGLVAMNSLMAMVGGTLVATFTGKNDPGFIHNGPLAGLVAVCAGSDIMHPLGALIVGGAAGGMFVYLFTITQNKWKIDDVLGVWPLHGICGAWGGIAAGIFGSEALGGMGGVSILAQIVGTLMGIVIAFVGGYIVYGVLKKTVGIRLSDEEEFNGADLSIHQISASPERETNW; this comes from the coding sequence ATGGACGCATTTCGCACCAGTACGGACGTACTGTTTATTTTATTGGGTGCCATTATGATTTTGGCGATGCACGCCGGCTTTGCTTTTCTGGAGTTGGGCACCGTGCGCAAGAAAAATCAGGTCAATGCGCTGGTCAAAATCTTGACCGACTTTGCCGTTTCGACCATCGCTTATTTCTTTATTGGCTATAGCGTCGCCTACGGCGTCAATCTGCTTGCGCCAGTGAGCGAGCTCAATCTCGCCAGCGGCTATGGCATGGTGAAGTTCTTCTTTCTGGTGACTTTTGCTGCGGCGATACCGGCGATTGTCTCGGGCGGGATTGCCGAGCGCGCCAAGTTTCACCCGCAAACCGCCGCCACCTTTATTCTGGTCGGGCTGGTTTATCCCTTTTTTGAAGGCATGATCTGGAATAACAACTTTGGCGTGCAGGACTGGATGAAAGCGAGCTTTGGCGCGACTTTCCATGATTTCGCAGGCTCGGTCGTTGTTCATGCCGTCGGCGGCTGGATTGGTCTGGCTGCCGTGCTCCATCTTGGTGCGCGTCGTGGTCGCTATAGCAAGGAAGGCCGTATCGCTGCGCATCCACCTTCAAGCATCCCGTTTCTGGCGCTCGGCGCGTGGATTCTGATCGTCGGCTGGTTTGGCTTTAACGTCATGAGCGCGCAAAAAATCGAAGGCATTTCGGGTCTGGTCGCGATGAACTCGCTGATGGCGATGGTCGGCGGCACGCTGGTTGCCACTTTCACCGGCAAGAACGACCCCGGCTTTATCCATAACGGCCCGCTCGCGGGTTTGGTCGCCGTGTGTGCGGGCTCGGACATCATGCACCCGCTCGGTGCGCTGATCGTTGGCGGTGCAGCGGGCGGCATGTTTGTTTATCTATTCACGATTACGCAGAATAAATGGAAAATCGACGACGTGCTTGGCGTCTGGCCGTTGCATGGCATCTGCGGTGCATGGGGGGGTATTGCTGCGGGTATCTTTGGTAGCGAGGCCTTGGGTGGTATGGGTGGGGTGAGTATCCTTGCGCAAATCGTCGGCACACTGATGGGCATCGTGATTGCGTTTGTTGGCGGCTACATCGTCTACGGCGTACTGAAAAAAACCGTCGGGATTCGTTTGTCTGACGAAGAGGAATTCAACGGCGCGGACTTGAGCATCCACCAGATTTCCGCCAGCCCCGAGCGTGAAACCAACTGGTAA
- a CDS encoding efflux RND transporter permease subunit, whose product MFNWIVNASLKNRLFVIAVATIMMVYGGYTASRMPVDVFPDLNKPTVTIMTEAGGMAPEEVEQLVSFPLETSLNGMPGVTRVRSVSGVGLSIVYAEFAWGSDIYRNRQLVAERLAEVKGQLPDGISPAMGPISSVMGEIMLIAFPVQQKAGRAQYDGAQQGMAVREYVDFVLRPRLLSIPGVAQVIPIGGEVRQFRVEPDSARMAQLSVGYSDIEIALNGFASNTSGGYLEQNAREYLIRNMGRTTRLADMQNLAVKVVNGQPVLLKQVAEVKFAPAFKRGDAGFNGQPAVIIGVQKQPTADSVRVTREVEAALASLSKALPAGVSQPQVSFRQADFIEASVDNVEEALRDGAIMVAVILFLFLMNTRTTIISLTAIPLSLGLTFLIFQALGLSVNVMTLGGLAIAIGELVDDALVDVENVLRRLKEQKPQGALAAISVIAKACNEVRSGVVVATMVVVLVFVPLFALPGMEGRLFAPLGIAYITSILASLLVALTVTPVMCYYLLPKMKQIEHGDSKLVQCLKRHDQRLLESSFGRARSLLAASVLMLVLAIASLPYLPRAFLPAFNEGTLLVSLLLNPGTSLAESNRIGQLAETLAQQVPEVQSVGRRTGRAELDEHAEGVHTSELDIDLKPSDRPREQVLADIRQRLSALPATVMLGQPISHRLDHLLSGVRAQIALKIYGDDLDTLRAQAAALQQKLSAVPGLTDLQIEKQVLIPQLKVQIDYDKAAQLGVAPGTLLSTLEALSEGDTVAQIVDQNKRFDLVIRLPDSARDAAGLANILIDTPHGKVPLSQVASIEEGDGPNQIGRENGRRRIVISANTDGSDMAQIITQMRQVLSATPLPEGYFASLEGQFQAQEDATRLIALLSIVSLALIFMVLYTRYQSAVLAGMIMANIPMALIGSVVAMWLGGISLSVASMVGFITLTGIATRNGILKVSHYINLCKFEGESFGQAMIVRGSLERLTPVLMTALTAALALTPLLFAADAPGKEILHPVAVVIFGGLISSTVLDTLLTPLMFWLYGKKPLEHLLAQKTQEAF is encoded by the coding sequence ATGTTTAATTGGATAGTCAATGCCAGTTTGAAAAACCGGCTATTTGTCATCGCCGTGGCCACCATCATGATGGTTTACGGCGGCTATACCGCCAGCCGGATGCCGGTGGACGTGTTTCCCGACCTGAACAAACCCACCGTGACCATCATGACCGAGGCGGGCGGCATGGCGCCCGAAGAAGTTGAACAGCTGGTCAGCTTTCCGCTGGAAACCTCGCTCAACGGCATGCCTGGCGTGACGCGCGTGCGCTCGGTTTCGGGCGTCGGCTTGTCGATTGTTTACGCCGAATTTGCCTGGGGCTCGGACATCTATCGCAACCGGCAGCTGGTTGCCGAGCGGCTGGCCGAAGTCAAAGGCCAGCTGCCCGATGGCATTAGCCCGGCGATGGGGCCGATCTCGTCAGTGATGGGCGAAATCATGCTGATTGCTTTTCCGGTTCAGCAGAAGGCGGGCAGAGCGCAATACGATGGCGCGCAGCAGGGTATGGCGGTGCGCGAATACGTTGATTTTGTGCTGCGCCCGCGTTTGTTGTCGATTCCGGGTGTGGCGCAGGTGATCCCAATTGGCGGCGAAGTGCGGCAATTTCGCGTCGAGCCCGATTCGGCCAGAATGGCGCAGCTCTCTGTAGGGTATAGCGATATAGAGATTGCACTGAATGGCTTTGCGAGTAATACCAGTGGTGGGTATTTGGAGCAGAATGCGCGTGAATACCTGATCCGCAATATGGGGCGCACCACGCGGCTGGCCGATATGCAAAATCTGGCGGTGAAGGTTGTCAATGGCCAGCCTGTGCTGCTCAAGCAAGTCGCTGAAGTGAAATTTGCCCCGGCATTCAAGCGTGGCGACGCCGGTTTCAATGGTCAGCCTGCGGTGATTATCGGTGTGCAAAAACAGCCCACGGCCGATTCGGTGCGCGTCACGCGTGAAGTGGAGGCCGCGCTGGCCAGCTTGAGCAAAGCCTTGCCCGCTGGCGTGAGCCAGCCTCAGGTGTCGTTCCGGCAAGCCGATTTTATCGAGGCCTCGGTTGATAATGTCGAAGAAGCGCTGCGCGATGGTGCCATCATGGTGGCGGTGATTCTGTTCCTGTTTTTGATGAACACGCGAACGACGATCATCTCGCTGACCGCCATTCCGCTCTCGCTGGGGCTGACTTTTCTGATTTTTCAGGCGCTGGGTCTGTCGGTGAATGTGATGACGCTGGGCGGGCTGGCGATTGCGATTGGCGAGCTGGTCGACGATGCACTGGTTGATGTGGAAAACGTGCTGCGGCGCTTAAAGGAGCAAAAACCGCAAGGTGCGCTAGCAGCGATCAGCGTGATTGCCAAGGCGTGCAATGAGGTGCGCTCGGGTGTTGTCGTCGCGACGATGGTGGTTGTGCTGGTCTTTGTGCCGCTATTTGCCTTGCCGGGAATGGAAGGGCGGCTGTTTGCACCGCTGGGCATTGCCTATATCACGTCGATTCTGGCCAGCTTGCTGGTCGCGCTGACGGTGACGCCAGTGATGTGCTACTACCTGTTACCGAAAATGAAGCAAATCGAGCATGGCGATTCCAAGCTGGTGCAATGCTTAAAACGCCATGATCAGCGGCTGCTTGAAAGCTCGTTTGGTCGCGCCAGATCGCTGCTTGCCGCCAGTGTGTTGATGCTGGTGCTGGCCATCGCCAGCCTGCCCTATTTGCCACGTGCTTTTTTGCCCGCGTTTAACGAAGGTACTTTGCTGGTCAGCTTGCTGCTTAATCCGGGCACGTCGCTGGCTGAATCAAACCGCATTGGCCAGCTGGCCGAAACGCTGGCGCAGCAAGTGCCCGAAGTACAAAGCGTGGGCCGCCGCACGGGTCGCGCCGAGCTGGACGAGCACGCTGAAGGCGTCCACACCAGCGAGCTGGACATTGATCTTAAGCCATCGGATCGACCGCGCGAGCAGGTGCTCGCCGATATTCGCCAGCGCCTGTCTGCCTTGCCTGCGACAGTGATGCTGGGGCAGCCGATTTCGCACCGGCTCGATCATTTACTCTCTGGCGTGCGCGCGCAAATCGCACTGAAAATCTATGGCGACGATCTCGATACCTTGCGCGCGCAAGCGGCAGCTTTGCAGCAGAAGTTGTCGGCGGTGCCGGGCCTGACGGATTTGCAGATCGAGAAACAAGTCTTGATTCCGCAGCTGAAAGTGCAGATTGATTACGATAAAGCTGCGCAGCTGGGCGTCGCACCGGGCACTTTGCTCAGCACGCTGGAGGCGCTGAGCGAGGGCGATACGGTGGCGCAGATTGTTGACCAGAACAAGCGTTTTGATCTGGTGATCCGCCTGCCTGATTCCGCGCGCGATGCGGCCGGTCTGGCCAATATCCTGATCGACACGCCGCACGGCAAAGTGCCGCTCTCGCAAGTGGCCAGCATCGAAGAAGGCGACGGCCCCAACCAGATCGGCCGTGAAAATGGTCGGCGGCGGATTGTGATTTCGGCCAATACGGATGGCAGCGACATGGCGCAAATCATCACGCAGATGCGGCAGGTGCTTTCCGCTACGCCCTTGCCCGAAGGGTATTTTGCCAGTCTGGAAGGGCAGTTTCAGGCACAGGAAGATGCGACACGGCTGATTGCCTTGCTATCGATTGTGTCGCTCGCGCTGATTTTTATGGTGCTGTACACGCGTTATCAATCGGCGGTGCTGGCGGGCATGATTATGGCCAATATTCCGATGGCGCTGATTGGCAGCGTGGTGGCGATGTGGCTGGGCGGGATTTCATTGTCGGTTGCGTCGATGGTCGGCTTTATTACGCTGACCGGCATCGCGACGCGTAACGGTATTTTGAAAGTCAGCCATTACATTAATTTGTGCAAATTTGAAGGCGAAAGCTTTGGCCAGGCGATGATTGTACGTGGCTCGCTCGAACGTTTGACACCCGTGCTGATGACCGCGCTGACGGCCGCGCTGGCTTTAACGCCGCTCTTATTTGCCGCCGATGCGCCGGGCAAAGAGATTTTGCATCCGGTGGCGGTGGTGATTTTTGGCGGGCTGATCAGCTCGACCGTGCTCGATACTTTGCTCACGCCGCTGATGTTCTGGTTGTACGGCAAAAAGCCGCTTGAGCATTTGTTGGCGCAAAAGACGCAGGAGGCGTTTTAA